Proteins from a genomic interval of Pecten maximus chromosome 13, xPecMax1.1, whole genome shotgun sequence:
- the LOC117341043 gene encoding uncharacterized protein LOC117341043, whose translation MDNINLITILTIASLSMKLSDGATTTSPIETTKTMTEAATEANKDSGVTETTPAGVTEDQSNVTSCPRFNNRQENQTLYVPYIDGRCEMVVTVETVTLPPLRLVKMFKRGGRVIRRPVVSFRSVGFEENGEPVACESLPNRSLGPFVFVDTVVDRCQMLLKIKRRRKEAFNLLKQGQKKGWKPWKRPGERQGKRQGKRWFTFAPAYEYLDDVVY comes from the exons CCATGAAATTGTCAGATGGAGCCACTACCACGTCTCCAATAGAAACGACCAAAACCATGACCGAGGCTGCAACTGAAGCCAACAAAGATTCCGGTGTTACCGAGACAACACCAGCTGGTGTAACGGAAGATCAGAGCAACGTCACTTCCTGTCCACGCTTTAATAACCGACAGGAAAACCAGACACTTTATGTCCCGTATATAGACGGCCGTTGTGAAAT GGTTGTTACCGTAGAAACTGTTACATTGCCACCACTGCGGCTAGTTAAGATGTTCAAGCGAGGAGGTCG GGTGATCCGAAGACCAGTAGTCAGTTTCCGGTCTGTGGGTTTTGAAGAGAATGGTGAACCAGTGGCGTGCGAGTCTCTACCCAACCGTTCACTGGGGCCCTTCGTCTTCGTCGATACAGTCGTTGACAGATGTCAGAT GTTACTGAAAATAAAGCGACGGAGAAAAGAAGCATTCAACCTACTCAAACAAGGACAGAAAAAGGGCTGGAAGCCATGGAAACGACCCGGAGAACGACAAGGGAAACGACAAGGGAAACGATG GTTTACCTTTGCCCCCGCCTATGAATATCTTGATGACGTCGTATATTAA
- the LOC117341045 gene encoding uncharacterized protein LOC117341045, with protein sequence MAGSVETWNMIFLLYTILTCSTIVPITCSSHCPTFPVKQENRELAFSLLPYTCELVVRVRVNMRSQRVFDGIDYMKGRGLRRIRNLHVTDVELVPTETAIPGGDNVTTTVDPSACPNYRIRNIGLLTIIDTIKNVCQLAVGVKRIDVDTQSSRRRDMVDYLPVFYYLEDNLF encoded by the exons ATGGCCGGTAGTGTCGAGACGTGGAATATGATATTTCTCCTGTACACAA TTTTGACCTGTTCGACAATAGTTCCAATAACATGTTCCTCCCATTGTCCAACATTCCCTGTGAAACAAGAAAACAGAGAACTGGCATTTTCTCTACTTCCATACACATGTGAACT GGTAGTTCGCGTGCGAGTAAACATGAGATCACAGCGAGTCTTTGATGGCATCGATTACATGAAGGGACGAGGACTTCGCCGAATCAG AaatcttcatgttactgatgTTGAACTGGTGCCTACAGAGACAGCCATTCCTGGTGGTGACAACGTAACCACGACGGTAGACCCTTCAGCGTGTCCCAACTACAGAATCAGGAACATTGGTCTCCTGACAATTATCGACACCATAAAAAATGTCTGTCAGCT GGCGGTTGGTGTAAAGAGAATCGACGTTGACACGCAAAGTTCGAGAAGGCGCGACAT GGTTGATTACTTACCAGTGTTCTATTACCTAGAGGATAATCTTTTCTGA
- the LOC117340660 gene encoding P30 adhesin-like translates to MNFLSGSFRRAGINFPVPNCSPYGIRLQGDTLIIETRPRECFVAVTLKEVLTPEWDATTGLRFTNKQSYEVNTAGPFPSSINFPMVPRPGMPLPGMVPSGRPGVQLPGMAQSGRPGVPQPGMAPSGRPGVPLPGMVPSGRPGVPQPGMPSSNQPAVPRPGTRFVPGFPSNQQLGLRMFMPLTLSNNQQTGSSSSQTSGSTTRTGGSPPPVPAPLTSGTASAAKQQ, encoded by the exons ATGAATTTTTTGAGCGGTTCCTTCAGACGTGCAGGGATTAATTTTCCAGTACCGAACTGTTCTCCCTACGGCATCCGCCTACAGGGCGACACTCTCATCATAGAGACCAGACCGCGGGAATGTTTCGT CGCTGTTACCCTCAAAGAGGTTCTGACACCGGAGTGGGACGCCACGACTGGACTCAG ATTCACAAATAAACAGTCATACGAAGTAAACACAGCCGGTCCATTCCCATCCAGTATAAACTTCCCAATGGTTCCGCGTCCTGGAATGCCATTACCTGGAATGGTCCCCTCAGGCCGACCCGGTGTTCAACTGCCTGGAATGGCCCAATCAGGCCGGCCCGGTGTCCCACAACCTGGAATGGCCCCCTCGGGCCGACCCGGTGTCCCATTACCTGGAATGGTCCCCTCAGGCCGGCCCGGTGTCCCACAACCTGGAATGCCTTCCTCCAACCAACCCGCTGTCCCACGACCCGGAACGCGTTTTGTACCAGGTTTCCCATCCAACCAACAGCTAGGTCTCAGAATGTTCATGCCATTGACCCTGTCCAATAATCAACAAACTGGTTCTTCATCATCTCAGACTTCAGGCTCTACAACACGTACTGGAGGCTCCCCGCCGCCAGTACCCGCCCCATTGACAAGCGGAACAGCTTCAGCAGCTAAACAACAGTGA